A region of Allocoleopsis franciscana PCC 7113 DNA encodes the following proteins:
- a CDS encoding PP2C family serine/threonine-protein phosphatase — MENPAATIHCSNIRCQAPNPQSNKFCQQCRTPLLRRYLWAIGQGIEGFQPGDTIAGRYLLIHARVLLDTQPGRPPETPLDIPGNLTPYLRLAPYSLHVPQLYGRLIPLEGRTRSEIWLLEDAPIYSYVSGQSSRKEKAAPPVEGQLLPELTSVWEKAPAMRQLNWLWQLAMLWQPLNSEGVASTLLSPTLLRVEGSVVRLLELQLDPKSAPTLQQLGQLWSQWIAGAAPTIAEFLKQLCTQLRDGQIRTSEQLVALLDQGLKNCGRSQTRTYQIFTRTDSGPSRSHNEDACYPPNGQLIKPANGASALAIVCDGIGGHEGGEVASNLAIDTLREQVEQLPNDPDNWNPSTLTLELEQATCAANDIISQQNDSERRSDRQRMGTTLVMARTSAHEMYITHVGDSRVYWVTRHNCHQVTLDDDLASREVRLGYALYRNAVQQPTAGSLVQALGMAPSATLHPTVQRFVLDEDCVFLLCSDGLSDYDRVEQYWQTEILPILDGRIDLPTAGTRLIEIANSQNGHDNATIALLYCTVNPSKETPPAQLSASQMKVPASSPVGGTLLATSAPSQMKTQPLATKGTARRPWGLLLGIICLLGLGSVLSYFLIPGVSESVDPLMKQMASNTSPPDASTATNPSPATTSADDPTASPAEILSLEPGAVIQVMNSSATNSQPQNVPLLLRRGLPPQNQTPFGVVPTGSILQIINKSPDPQQNSWVELRVCSPGTRNAESQPLKPAQPAAEPPQSPAGQTPGAVNPQPTTLPYPLVKSGDRGWLKEAEVLPQINPNFTLTSECVSPSASPPTSTPVPRAIPSP; from the coding sequence ATGGAAAATCCGGCGGCAACGATCCACTGTTCTAACATTCGCTGTCAGGCTCCCAACCCTCAGAGTAATAAGTTCTGCCAGCAATGTCGCACGCCGCTGTTGAGACGTTACTTGTGGGCAATCGGTCAGGGAATCGAGGGTTTTCAACCTGGAGATACAATCGCAGGTCGCTATTTACTAATACACGCACGCGTTCTTTTAGACACTCAACCGGGAAGACCTCCAGAGACTCCCTTGGATATTCCTGGGAACCTAACACCCTATTTGAGGCTGGCACCCTATAGCTTACATGTTCCCCAACTTTATGGGCGTTTGATACCCTTGGAAGGGCGTACTCGCTCAGAAATATGGCTCCTGGAAGATGCCCCTATCTACAGCTATGTCTCTGGACAGAGCAGTCGCAAGGAAAAGGCAGCACCTCCAGTTGAAGGGCAACTCTTACCCGAACTAACTAGTGTGTGGGAAAAGGCTCCCGCGATGCGTCAGTTAAACTGGCTTTGGCAGTTAGCCATGCTCTGGCAACCTTTGAATAGTGAAGGGGTGGCTTCGACGCTGCTCTCGCCAACGCTGCTGCGGGTAGAAGGGTCTGTCGTCCGATTGTTAGAGTTGCAACTTGATCCGAAGTCAGCACCGACGCTGCAACAGTTAGGTCAGTTGTGGTCACAATGGATTGCAGGCGCAGCACCGACGATTGCAGAGTTTTTAAAACAGCTATGTACTCAACTACGGGATGGACAGATTCGCACCTCGGAGCAACTCGTGGCGCTGCTCGATCAGGGGCTGAAAAATTGTGGGCGATCGCAGACTCGCACCTATCAAATCTTCACTCGCACAGATTCCGGCCCCAGTCGTTCCCATAACGAAGATGCCTGCTATCCGCCCAATGGGCAGTTGATCAAACCCGCCAACGGTGCCAGTGCTTTGGCAATCGTTTGTGATGGCATTGGCGGGCATGAAGGCGGTGAAGTTGCCTCAAATTTAGCCATCGATACACTTCGGGAACAAGTTGAACAACTCCCTAACGACCCCGATAATTGGAACCCCTCAACCCTGACGCTGGAATTAGAACAAGCCACCTGTGCCGCTAATGACATCATTAGCCAACAAAACGACAGCGAACGCCGCTCTGATCGGCAACGGATGGGGACAACATTAGTCATGGCTCGCACTTCTGCTCATGAAATGTACATCACCCATGTTGGGGATAGCCGAGTCTACTGGGTAACTCGCCATAACTGCCACCAAGTGACTTTGGATGACGATTTGGCATCCAGAGAAGTGCGACTTGGCTACGCACTGTATCGGAATGCTGTACAGCAACCAACGGCAGGCTCTCTGGTTCAAGCCTTGGGCATGGCTCCCTCCGCCACCCTGCATCCAACGGTACAGCGCTTTGTCTTGGATGAGGATTGTGTGTTTCTGCTGTGTTCGGATGGACTGAGTGACTATGACCGAGTGGAGCAATACTGGCAAACCGAAATTCTACCCATTCTCGACGGTCGAATTGATTTGCCCACGGCGGGAACACGACTGATTGAGATTGCCAATAGCCAAAATGGACATGATAATGCCACCATTGCTTTGCTCTACTGCACAGTGAATCCCTCAAAGGAGACACCCCCGGCACAACTTTCTGCGTCACAGATGAAGGTTCCTGCCTCTTCACCCGTCGGAGGAACCCTGCTGGCGACAAGCGCTCCTTCCCAGATGAAAACGCAACCCCTGGCGACCAAAGGTACAGCTCGGCGTCCTTGGGGACTGTTGCTTGGTATTATTTGCCTACTGGGGCTGGGGAGTGTACTCTCTTACTTTTTAATTCCAGGCGTGAGTGAATCCGTTGACCCCCTAATGAAGCAAATGGCGTCTAATACCAGTCCCCCTGACGCATCGACTGCGACTAACCCATCGCCCGCCACTACCAGTGCAGACGATCCAACGGCTTCACCCGCAGAGATTTTATCGTTAGAGCCAGGAGCGGTGATTCAAGTCATGAATTCTAGCGCAACGAACTCCCAGCCGCAGAATGTTCCCTTGTTGCTGCGACGCGGCTTGCCACCCCAAAACCAAACCCCCTTTGGTGTTGTCCCCACAGGTAGCATTTTGCAAATTATTAACAAATCACCCGATCCACAACAAAATAGCTGGGTAGAGTTGAGGGTTTGCTCACCGGGCACCCGTAACGCTGAATCTCAACCTCTAAAGCCAGCTCAGCCTGCGGCTGAACCTCCTCAAAGCCCAGCAGGTCAAACTCCTGGAGCCGTCAACCCTCAGCCAACGACCTTGCCTTATCCTCTTGTCAAGTCGGGAGACCGAGGTTGGTTGAAAGAAGCGGAGGTTCTGCCCCAGATTAACCCAAATTTCACCTTAACCAGTGAATGTGTGTCTCCCTCTGCCTCTCCCCCCACCTCGACCCCAGTACCCAGAGCGATTCCATCTCCCTAA
- the psbD gene encoding photosystem II D2 protein (photosystem q(a) protein), translating into MTIAVGRAASTRGWFDVLDDWLKRDRFVFVGWSGLLLFPCAYLALGGWLTGTTFVTSWYTHGLASSYLEGCNFLTAAVSTPADSMGHSLLLLWGPEAQGNFIRWCQIGGLWPFVALHGAFGLIGFMLRQFEISRLVGIRPYNAIAFSAPIAVFVSVFLMYPLGQSSWFFAPSFGVAGIFRFILFVQGFHNFTLNPFHMMGVAGVLGGALLCAIHGATVENTLFEDGDKANTFRAFNPTQAEETYSMVTANRFWSQIFGIAFSNKRWLHFFMLFVPVTGLWMASIGIIGLALNLRAYDFVSQELRAAEDPEFETFYTKNILLNEGLRAWMAPQDQPHEHFEFPEEVLPRGNAL; encoded by the coding sequence ATGACAATAGCAGTCGGACGCGCGGCAAGTACGAGAGGATGGTTTGACGTCCTCGACGACTGGCTAAAGCGCGATCGCTTCGTTTTCGTCGGCTGGTCCGGCCTGCTGCTGTTCCCCTGCGCTTACCTAGCGCTAGGCGGCTGGCTGACCGGCACCACCTTTGTCACCTCGTGGTACACCCACGGATTGGCCTCTTCTTACCTAGAAGGCTGCAACTTCCTGACCGCCGCCGTATCAACGCCTGCCGACAGCATGGGACACTCCCTGCTGCTGTTGTGGGGACCCGAAGCCCAAGGCAACTTCATTCGTTGGTGCCAAATCGGCGGGTTGTGGCCCTTTGTCGCCCTGCACGGAGCCTTCGGCTTGATTGGCTTCATGCTCCGGCAATTTGAAATCTCACGGTTGGTGGGGATTCGTCCGTACAACGCCATTGCGTTCTCTGCACCGATTGCCGTATTCGTCAGCGTGTTTTTGATGTACCCCTTGGGACAGTCAAGCTGGTTCTTTGCTCCCAGCTTTGGAGTGGCGGGAATTTTCCGCTTCATCCTGTTCGTACAAGGGTTCCACAACTTCACCCTCAACCCCTTCCACATGATGGGAGTGGCGGGTGTATTAGGTGGAGCGCTGCTGTGCGCCATTCACGGGGCAACCGTAGAAAACACCCTGTTTGAAGACGGGGACAAAGCCAACACCTTCCGGGCGTTCAACCCCACCCAAGCGGAAGAGACCTATTCCATGGTCACCGCTAACCGCTTCTGGAGCCAAATCTTCGGAATTGCCTTCTCCAACAAGCGCTGGTTGCACTTCTTCATGCTGTTCGTGCCCGTGACGGGATTGTGGATGGCCTCGATTGGGATTATTGGCTTAGCGCTGAACCTGCGGGCTTATGACTTCGTCTCTCAAGAGTTACGAGCCGCCGAAGACCCAGAGTTTGAAACGTTCTACACCAAAAACATTCTGTTGAACGAAGGTCTACGGGCTTGGATGGCTCCTCAAGACCAACCCCACGAGCACTTTGAGTTCCCTGAGGAAGTTCTTCCTCGCGGTAATGCTCTGTAA
- the crtH gene encoding carotenoid isomerase yields the protein MPAASPTSLPHNQSASGSETSVFDVIVIGSGIGGLVTATQLAAKGAKVLVLERYIIPGGSSGYFEREGYRFDVGASMIFGFGTKGTTNLLTRALDAVKVSLDTIPDPVQIHYHLPGGLDVKVHQDYEKFLQELIAFFPHEREGIRKFYDECWKVFNCLNAMELLSLEEPGYLTRVFFQHPLACLGLVKYLPQNAGDIARRYIKDPQLLQFIDMECYCWSVVPADKTPMINAGMVFSDRHYGGINYPKGGVGQIAIKLVEGLEQAGGQIQYKARVTKIVTEKGKASAVQLADGTIYQAKRIVSNATRWDTFETLLPPEEMPVAEKKWRQRYQKSPSFLSLHLGVEANVLPPGTECHHIVLEDWQKMEEAEGTIFVSIPTLLDPNLAPTGYHIIHTFTPSWMDDWQGLSAQEYEQKKEEAAGRMIDRLEKIFPGLDAGLDYMEVGTARSHRRFLGREDGTYGPIPKQKLMGLLGMPFNRTSIPGLYCVGDSTFPGQGLNAVAFSGFACAHRIAVDLGL from the coding sequence ATGCCTGCTGCTTCCCCAACTTCCTTACCCCACAATCAATCTGCTTCCGGTTCAGAGACATCGGTATTTGATGTCATTGTCATTGGTTCTGGCATTGGGGGGCTGGTAACGGCAACTCAACTAGCGGCAAAAGGTGCAAAGGTACTGGTACTGGAGCGCTACATCATTCCCGGTGGGAGTTCAGGTTACTTTGAGCGCGAGGGTTACCGCTTTGATGTTGGGGCATCGATGATTTTTGGCTTTGGGACGAAAGGTACAACCAATCTCTTAACCAGAGCACTTGACGCCGTGAAGGTCAGTCTGGACACAATTCCTGACCCGGTGCAAATTCATTATCATTTGCCTGGGGGATTAGATGTAAAAGTTCATCAAGACTATGAGAAGTTTTTGCAAGAACTAATCGCCTTCTTTCCCCATGAGCGGGAAGGCATTCGCAAATTTTACGACGAATGCTGGAAGGTTTTTAACTGCCTCAACGCAATGGAGTTGCTGTCTTTGGAAGAACCGGGCTATCTAACACGGGTGTTTTTCCAGCATCCCCTCGCCTGTCTTGGTTTGGTGAAGTACTTACCCCAGAATGCGGGGGATATTGCCCGTCGGTATATCAAAGACCCCCAGTTACTACAGTTTATTGATATGGAGTGTTACTGCTGGTCAGTGGTACCTGCGGATAAAACACCCATGATTAATGCGGGGATGGTGTTCTCTGACCGACATTATGGGGGAATTAACTACCCGAAAGGTGGAGTGGGGCAAATCGCCATCAAACTGGTGGAAGGATTGGAACAAGCTGGAGGTCAGATTCAGTATAAAGCCAGGGTCACGAAAATTGTCACAGAAAAGGGAAAAGCGTCCGCAGTTCAACTGGCGGATGGGACAATTTACCAGGCTAAACGAATTGTTTCTAATGCCACCCGTTGGGATACCTTTGAGACGTTACTACCACCCGAAGAGATGCCAGTGGCAGAGAAGAAATGGCGTCAGCGGTATCAAAAGTCACCCAGTTTTTTGAGTTTGCACTTGGGGGTTGAAGCGAACGTCTTGCCACCCGGTACGGAGTGTCATCATATTGTCCTGGAAGATTGGCAGAAAATGGAGGAGGCTGAAGGGACAATTTTTGTCTCGATTCCTACCCTACTTGACCCGAATTTAGCACCGACAGGCTATCACATTATCCATACATTTACGCCTAGTTGGATGGATGATTGGCAGGGACTTTCTGCTCAGGAATATGAACAGAAGAAGGAAGAAGCCGCAGGGCGAATGATTGACCGACTCGAAAAGATTTTTCCAGGTTTAGATGCCGGTTTAGACTACATGGAAGTAGGAACGGCTCGCAGTCATCGACGGTTTTTAGGGCGTGAGGATGGAACCTATGGCCCCATTCCCAAACAGAAGTTAATGGGGTTGTTGGGAATGCCATTTAATCGCACTTCAATTCCGGGCTTGTACTGTGTAGGGGATAGTACATTTCCAGGACAGGGGTTAAATGCAGTGGCATTTTCGGGGTTTGCTTGTGCTCATCGGATAGCGGTAGATTTGGGATTGTAG
- the upp gene encoding uracil phosphoribosyltransferase has translation MTIQLRVYVPPHPLIKHWLGVARDVSTPSPLFKSAMTELGRWLTYETIRDWLPTEEMMIQSPLAACPATMINPEVPLVVVPILRAGLALLEGAQTLLPLASIYHLGLVRNEETLEPSCYLNKLPNQFQPNTHVLITDPMLATGGSMMLAMAELVKRGVDPALTRIISVVAAPPALQKLSSSYPSLTIYTAMIDEIVNDQGYIVPGLGDAGDRSFGT, from the coding sequence ATGACTATCCAACTGCGCGTTTATGTTCCACCCCATCCCCTGATTAAGCATTGGTTGGGTGTTGCCCGTGATGTGTCTACACCTTCACCCCTATTCAAGAGCGCAATGACCGAGTTGGGGCGCTGGTTGACTTATGAGACAATTCGAGACTGGTTGCCCACAGAAGAGATGATGATACAGTCACCTTTGGCTGCCTGTCCTGCAACTATGATCAATCCAGAAGTACCGTTGGTCGTTGTGCCCATTCTCCGGGCAGGATTAGCGTTATTAGAGGGTGCCCAGACGTTGCTGCCTTTGGCCTCAATTTACCATCTGGGCTTGGTGCGGAATGAGGAAACGCTGGAACCTAGCTGTTACTTGAATAAACTGCCGAATCAGTTTCAGCCCAACACCCATGTCCTGATTACTGATCCGATGCTGGCAACGGGCGGGTCGATGATGCTGGCTATGGCAGAATTGGTTAAACGCGGAGTCGATCCGGCTTTAACCCGAATTATTAGTGTAGTGGCAGCCCCACCCGCCTTACAAAAGCTGAGTTCAAGTTATCCGAGTTTAACGATTTACACCGCCATGATTGACGAAATAGTCAATGATCAGGGGTATATCGTGCCCGGATTAGGGGATGCAGGCGATCGCAGTTTTGGCACTTAA
- a CDS encoding energy-coupling factor ABC transporter ATP-binding protein: protein MKTGATDIKPELAIRVQDLSFKWPHGTPVLQSCSLDVPKGEFWMLLGTNGSGKSTLLRLLVGLLQPQSGEMQIRQPVGFVFQNPDHQLVMPTVAADVAFGLVEEKLAPDQIIARVREALTAVNLLDLQRRPIYALSGGQKQRIAIAGAIARRCEVLLLDEPTALLDPDTQLDLVAQVRNLVKSRGLTALWVTHRLDELNYCDGAFLLEQGQVVDRGEPERLKQRLMQAPNIAL from the coding sequence ATGAAGACAGGGGCAACTGACATAAAACCTGAATTGGCAATTCGGGTGCAAGACCTTAGCTTCAAGTGGCCCCACGGAACACCTGTTTTACAATCTTGCTCTCTGGATGTGCCGAAGGGTGAATTCTGGATGCTGTTGGGGACGAATGGAAGTGGAAAATCCACGTTACTTCGATTACTGGTAGGGCTATTGCAACCTCAATCGGGTGAGATGCAAATTAGGCAACCCGTGGGATTTGTTTTCCAAAATCCCGACCATCAACTCGTTATGCCTACAGTGGCGGCAGATGTAGCCTTTGGCTTGGTCGAAGAAAAACTTGCTCCTGATCAAATCATTGCCAGAGTCAGAGAGGCATTAACCGCCGTGAATCTCCTAGATTTACAGCGACGCCCCATCTATGCTCTGAGTGGCGGTCAAAAACAACGGATTGCCATTGCAGGTGCTATTGCACGTCGCTGCGAGGTTTTGCTGCTAGATGAACCCACGGCTTTGCTCGATCCAGATACTCAACTCGATTTAGTGGCGCAAGTCCGAAATCTGGTTAAAAGTCGTGGCCTGACTGCACTCTGGGTCACACACCGATTGGATGAGTTGAATTACTGTGACGGAGCATTTTTATTAGAACAAGGTCAGGTGGTTGACCGAGGCGAGCCAGAACGCCTGAAGCAACGACTCATGCAAGCACCGAATATCGCTCTTTAA
- a CDS encoding CHAT domain-containing protein, with translation MSGNENPLLSLAIARLSTAGDENFAIWVLNAPYPGGYVLHQTTWSPVMTQTWLAWQEMFSLRGLPHVPLIHHASQSARTLPPDSDIGAAGQTTSYSSRLMQRLGIDLWAWLFEGPIRNTLAQSQGIAIGQNKPLRLRLEIRDPDFIPLPWEIMQPMAGKQAISLSQQLLFSRTTSDVDLLKPFTRNNQALNILLVLGQDVQRLSRSTTGLQLEQEAAALVNVLKACGQPNPSSEKFVVPVACNVETLLQPTPAELIDALEKGAFNILFYAGHGEPGPDGGLLFLRSDAVINGTELAQVLVRTEVTLAVFNACWGAQPDQVGSQTIPRSSLAEVLIHHGVPAVLGMRDSIADQEALTFIQTLAQALATRMPIDQAVAVARQQLLTIYKFNQPAWSLPVLYMHPQFEGELIKPIEEGITELPPMTPSWVGTPAPVAYLRSLGSTAQVWRIRGGLMRVGRRQENDLFIQEQWVSQNHAEIICRDDFHGSEARPTYFLRDFSRYGTFILAPDQVSPGVNQVSGGRDGVRGWQRIHHQEVPLQSGIQLKFGSSQGQTLEFVIEASDPLE, from the coding sequence ATGTCTGGAAACGAAAATCCGCTGCTCAGTTTAGCGATCGCTCGTCTGTCAACGGCTGGAGATGAAAACTTTGCCATCTGGGTACTCAACGCGCCCTATCCTGGTGGCTATGTGCTTCATCAGACAACATGGTCTCCAGTCATGACTCAGACTTGGCTGGCGTGGCAAGAGATGTTTTCTTTACGGGGTCTGCCCCACGTCCCTCTGATTCATCATGCTAGTCAGTCCGCCCGAACGCTGCCCCCCGATAGCGACATCGGCGCGGCTGGACAAACCACCAGCTACAGTAGTCGTCTGATGCAGCGTTTAGGGATTGACTTGTGGGCGTGGCTGTTTGAAGGGCCGATTCGCAACACACTAGCTCAAAGTCAAGGCATTGCCATTGGGCAAAACAAACCCCTGCGTTTACGATTGGAAATTCGTGACCCAGATTTCATCCCCCTACCGTGGGAAATCATGCAACCGATGGCTGGGAAACAGGCCATTTCTCTGTCTCAACAATTGTTATTTAGCCGCACAACCAGCGATGTTGACTTGCTCAAGCCCTTTACCCGCAACAACCAAGCCTTAAATATTTTGCTGGTTCTGGGGCAGGATGTGCAAAGACTCAGCCGCTCAACGACGGGTTTGCAGCTTGAACAAGAAGCGGCTGCTTTGGTGAATGTTCTCAAAGCCTGCGGACAACCCAATCCCAGCAGCGAAAAATTTGTTGTCCCCGTTGCTTGTAATGTGGAAACGTTGTTACAGCCCACACCCGCAGAATTGATCGATGCATTGGAAAAGGGTGCCTTTAATATTTTGTTTTATGCCGGTCATGGTGAACCGGGGCCGGATGGGGGTTTGCTATTTTTGCGCTCAGATGCTGTGATCAACGGTACAGAACTGGCTCAAGTTTTGGTTCGCACCGAGGTCACATTGGCGGTCTTCAATGCCTGTTGGGGTGCCCAACCCGACCAAGTAGGTTCCCAAACAATTCCACGCAGTAGCTTAGCGGAAGTCCTCATCCATCACGGCGTTCCGGCGGTTTTAGGAATGCGTGATTCGATCGCTGACCAAGAAGCCTTAACATTTATTCAAACTCTGGCCCAAGCCCTCGCCACTCGGATGCCCATTGACCAGGCTGTAGCGGTGGCAAGGCAGCAATTGTTGACGATTTACAAGTTCAATCAACCCGCCTGGAGTTTACCGGTGCTTTATATGCATCCTCAATTTGAGGGTGAATTAATTAAACCCATTGAAGAAGGCATCACCGAACTCCCCCCGATGACACCCAGTTGGGTGGGAACTCCAGCGCCTGTGGCTTATTTACGCTCTCTCGGCTCAACTGCTCAGGTTTGGCGAATTCGGGGTGGATTGATGCGAGTCGGACGCCGCCAAGAGAATGATTTATTCATTCAGGAACAGTGGGTCAGCCAAAATCATGCCGAAATTATCTGCCGCGATGATTTTCATGGGAGTGAAGCTCGTCCCACTTACTTTTTACGTGATTTCTCTCGCTACGGCACATTCATTTTAGCTCCTGATCAGGTTAGCCCAGGGGTGAATCAGGTTTCAGGGGGACGTGATGGCGTTCGAGGTTGGCAAAGAATCCACCATCAGGAAGTGCCATTGCAATCTGGTATTCAGTTAAAGTTTGGCAGTAGTCAGGGTCAAACCCTGGAATTTGTGATTGAAGCGTCTGATCCTTTGGAATAA
- a CDS encoding YggT family protein — protein sequence MNPATELVTSTLGNFLNIYLVLIVIRILLTWFSTVDWVNQVAAFLSPITDPYLNIFRAFIPPLGGLDLSPMLAILVLQVVAQMFSSI from the coding sequence ATGAATCCTGCTACAGAACTGGTGACTAGCACCCTCGGCAACTTTCTCAATATTTATCTAGTTCTAATCGTTATAAGAATTCTGCTGACTTGGTTTTCGACTGTTGATTGGGTGAACCAAGTCGCCGCCTTCTTAAGTCCCATTACCGATCCTTATCTCAACATTTTTCGGGCATTCATTCCACCTCTGGGCGGCTTGGATTTATCTCCCATGCTGGCTATTTTAGTATTGCAAGTTGTAGCTCAAATGTTCAGTAGCATATAG
- a CDS encoding NYN domain-containing protein: protein MPRPSPQAILLVDGYNVIGSWSNLKTTRDHDGLEAARHELVEALVNYSAFQGYETQVVFDAHAQNTPIYCEVLTTYLSVYYTDFGQTADTYIEKYCASFHHYKLCRPCNRLIVATSDRAQQLTVIGYGAEWMSSQQLASDVEFIARRARRKQRPPKQSTSRFLFNSLDAQAQQRLAQWRKGTR from the coding sequence ATGCCCCGTCCCTCACCCCAGGCTATTTTACTGGTTGATGGCTACAACGTCATTGGCTCTTGGTCGAACCTGAAAACCACCCGCGATCATGATGGGCTAGAGGCAGCTCGCCATGAATTAGTGGAGGCGTTAGTGAACTACAGCGCCTTTCAGGGCTACGAAACTCAGGTTGTTTTTGATGCTCATGCTCAAAATACACCGATTTACTGTGAAGTCTTAACCACTTATTTGTCCGTTTACTATACAGATTTTGGACAGACAGCCGACACATACATCGAAAAATATTGTGCCTCATTTCATCACTATAAACTTTGTCGTCCCTGCAATCGGTTGATTGTCGCGACTTCGGATCGGGCGCAGCAGTTGACGGTGATTGGGTATGGAGCCGAGTGGATGTCATCTCAGCAGTTGGCTAGCGATGTTGAATTCATTGCTCGACGAGCACGTCGCAAACAGCGCCCTCCCAAGCAATCGACTAGCCGCTTTTTATTTAATTCCCTGGATGCTCAAGCTCAACAGCGTTTAGCCCAATGGCGTAAAGGTACACGCTGA